A stretch of the Veillonella parvula DSM 2008 genome encodes the following:
- the atpA gene encoding F0F1 ATP synthase subunit alpha, whose amino-acid sequence MKMKPEEITAIIKQQIQDYDVDLNVDDVGTVLDVGDGIAHIYGLERAMAGELLELPHGVYGLVLNLELDNVGAVLLGDDFLIKEGDQVRRTGKIMDVPAGDALIGRVVNPLGQPLDGKGAIQATERRPIEHPAPGIADRQSVNEPLQTGLKAIDAMVPIGRGQRELIIGDRGTGKTAIALDTILNQKGKDVICIYVAIGQKESTVARVVQKLEEAGAMEYTIVVSASASTGAPLQYIAPYAGVAMGEYFMYQGKHVLCVYDDLTKQAAAYRAMSLLLRRPPGREAYPGDVFYLHSRLLERAAKLSPELGGGSITALPIIETQAGDVSAYIPTNVISITDGQIFLGTDMFYSGIRPAVDVGLSVSRVGGSAQTKAMKQVAGQLRLDLAQYRELAAFAQFGSDLDAATRAQLDRGERLTEMLKQGQYEPMSVAEMVINLYAGTKGYLADIQVADVLSFEAELLRYVKANYPEIITNIETSKKIDEETENLLKQAIPECVEAFGSTHTLVSRKEA is encoded by the coding sequence ATGAAAATGAAGCCTGAAGAAATCACTGCTATAATCAAACAGCAGATTCAGGACTATGATGTTGACCTCAATGTCGATGACGTGGGTACTGTTCTCGACGTAGGGGATGGCATCGCCCATATTTATGGTCTTGAAAGAGCCATGGCCGGTGAGTTGCTAGAATTACCACACGGCGTATATGGCTTGGTTTTGAACTTAGAATTAGATAATGTTGGTGCCGTACTATTAGGTGATGACTTCTTGATTAAAGAAGGAGACCAAGTGCGCCGTACTGGCAAAATTATGGACGTTCCTGCTGGAGATGCCTTGATTGGTCGCGTAGTAAACCCTCTTGGTCAACCTCTTGATGGCAAGGGTGCTATCCAAGCTACAGAACGTCGTCCTATCGAACATCCAGCACCTGGTATTGCGGATCGTCAATCCGTAAACGAACCATTGCAAACAGGTCTTAAAGCGATTGATGCGATGGTACCAATCGGCCGTGGTCAACGTGAGCTTATCATCGGTGACCGTGGTACAGGTAAAACTGCGATTGCCTTAGATACTATTTTGAACCAAAAAGGCAAAGATGTTATTTGTATTTATGTAGCTATTGGTCAAAAAGAATCTACGGTTGCTCGTGTAGTACAAAAACTTGAAGAAGCAGGGGCTATGGAATATACAATCGTAGTTTCTGCGAGTGCTTCCACTGGTGCACCTCTTCAATACATTGCCCCATACGCTGGTGTTGCCATGGGTGAATACTTTATGTACCAAGGTAAACACGTATTATGCGTATATGATGACTTAACAAAACAAGCGGCTGCATACCGTGCTATGTCCCTATTATTGCGCCGTCCACCAGGGCGTGAGGCATATCCAGGTGACGTATTCTACTTACACAGCCGTCTATTAGAGCGGGCTGCGAAACTTTCACCTGAACTTGGTGGAGGTTCTATTACAGCGTTGCCAATCATTGAAACACAAGCAGGTGACGTATCTGCATACATCCCAACAAACGTAATTTCCATCACCGATGGTCAAATTTTCTTGGGTACAGATATGTTCTACTCTGGTATTCGTCCAGCTGTTGACGTAGGTTTATCTGTATCTCGTGTAGGTGGTAGTGCTCAAACTAAAGCGATGAAACAAGTAGCGGGTCAATTACGTTTGGACCTTGCTCAATATCGTGAGTTGGCTGCTTTCGCTCAGTTTGGTTCCGACCTTGATGCGGCTACACGCGCTCAACTTGATCGTGGTGAACGCTTAACTGAAATGTTAAAACAAGGTCAATATGAGCCTATGAGCGTAGCGGAAATGGTTATTAACCTTTACGCTGGTACAAAAGGGTACTTAGCAGATATTCAAGTGGCAGATGTATTGTCCTTTGAAGCTGAACTTTTACGCTATGTAAAAGCAAATTACCCTGAAATCATCACTAACATTGAAACGTCTAAGAAAATTGACGAAGAAACTGAAAATCTATTGAAGCAAGCAATCCCAGAATGTGTTGAAGCATTTGGCTCTACACATACATTAGTGTCTCGTAAGGAGGCGTAA
- the atpD gene encoding F0F1 ATP synthase subunit beta — protein sequence MSNNIGKVVQVIGPVVDVRFDAGHLPAIYNAIHIYHDHKAHDRQKIVVEVMQHLGDDTVRCVAMSSTDGMTRNMEAEDTGAPISIPVGEGVLGRIFNVLGETVDHDPAPVVADEKWPIHRPAPKFDDLSPDTQILETGIKVVDLIAPYVKGGKIGLFGGAGVGKTVLIMELIHNVATEHGGYSVFSGVGERTREGNDLWNEMKESGVINKTALVYGQMNEPPGARMRVGLTGLTMAEYFRDVKKQDVLLFIDNIFRFIQAGSEVSALLGRMPSAVGYQPTLANDVGALQERITSTKEGSITSVQAVYVPADDLTDPAPAATFAHLDATTVLSRSIAELGIYPAVDPLDSTSRILDPHVLGEEHYAVARGVQEVLQKYRDLQDIIAILGMEELSDEDKLTVSRARKIQRFLSQPFFVAEVFTGSPGKYVPLSETLRGFREILDGKHDELPEGAFYMVGTIDEAVQKAKEMQEKGE from the coding sequence ATGAGTAATAATATTGGTAAAGTTGTGCAGGTCATCGGCCCAGTTGTAGACGTGCGCTTTGATGCTGGTCATTTACCAGCTATCTACAACGCCATCCACATCTACCATGACCACAAGGCACACGATAGACAAAAAATCGTAGTAGAGGTTATGCAACACTTAGGCGACGATACAGTTCGTTGCGTTGCTATGAGTTCTACTGACGGTATGACACGTAATATGGAAGCGGAAGATACTGGCGCTCCAATCTCCATCCCTGTAGGGGAAGGCGTATTAGGTCGTATCTTTAACGTACTTGGTGAAACGGTAGACCATGATCCAGCTCCAGTTGTGGCTGATGAAAAGTGGCCTATTCATCGTCCAGCACCTAAATTTGATGACCTTTCTCCGGATACACAAATCTTGGAAACAGGTATTAAGGTCGTTGACCTTATCGCTCCATACGTAAAAGGTGGTAAAATTGGTCTCTTCGGTGGTGCCGGTGTAGGTAAAACCGTATTGATTATGGAATTGATTCATAATGTTGCTACAGAGCACGGCGGTTACTCCGTATTCTCCGGCGTAGGTGAACGTACTCGTGAAGGTAATGACTTGTGGAACGAAATGAAAGAGTCTGGCGTTATCAACAAAACAGCTCTCGTATACGGCCAAATGAATGAGCCACCAGGGGCTCGTATGCGCGTAGGTCTTACTGGACTTACAATGGCTGAATACTTCCGTGATGTGAAAAAACAAGACGTGCTCTTGTTCATTGATAACATATTCCGCTTTATTCAAGCGGGTTCCGAAGTATCCGCCCTCTTAGGTCGTATGCCATCTGCCGTAGGTTATCAACCTACATTGGCTAATGACGTAGGGGCATTGCAAGAACGTATTACATCTACAAAAGAAGGCTCCATTACCTCTGTACAAGCTGTATATGTACCTGCCGATGACTTGACTGACCCTGCTCCAGCAGCGACATTCGCTCACTTGGATGCGACAACAGTATTGTCTCGTTCCATTGCGGAACTTGGTATCTATCCAGCGGTGGATCCTTTGGATTCCACAAGCCGTATTTTGGATCCACATGTACTTGGTGAAGAGCACTACGCAGTAGCTCGTGGCGTACAAGAAGTATTGCAAAAATATCGCGACCTTCAAGATATTATCGCAATTCTTGGTATGGAAGAATTGTCTGACGAAGATAAACTCACTGTATCTCGCGCTCGTAAGATTCAACGTTTCTTGAGTCAACCATTCTTCGTAGCAGAAGTATTTACTGGTTCTCCTGGTAAATATGTGCCATTGTCCGAAACATTGAGAGGCTTCAGAGAAATCTTGGATGGTAAACATGATGAATTGCCAGAAGGTGCATTCTACATGGTTGGTACCATAGATGAAGCCGTTCAAAAAGCAAAGGAAATGCAAGAGAAGGGGGAATAA
- the atpE gene encoding F0F1 ATP synthase subunit C, translating into MEAQGLFALAAAIAVGCGAIGAGIGDGLVSSKVIEGITRQPELRGQLMSTMFVAIGLIEAMPIIGVVVAFILLFR; encoded by the coding sequence ATGGAAGCTCAAGGTTTATTCGCATTAGCAGCAGCGATCGCAGTAGGTTGTGGTGCCATTGGTGCAGGTATCGGTGACGGTCTTGTATCTAGTAAAGTAATCGAAGGTATTACACGCCAACCTGAATTGCGTGGTCAATTGATGTCTACTATGTTCGTTGCGATTGGTTTAATCGAAGCGATGCCTATCATCGGTGTAGTAGTTGCGTTTATTTTGTTATTCAGATAA
- the atpG gene encoding ATP synthase F1 subunit gamma: MASAQDLRKRIKSVTNTQQITKAMKMVASARLRRAQTKAEATRPYAEKIGQILRHMSNSDLEGFESPLLDVRPVERTCYIVVGADKGLAGAFSSNVLKFAMEQLHGKSSDTYRVITAGRKPRDSMKSRGIHIDKSYAGFSDKPSYEHARTIMHEALSLYERHEVDEVIMIYTHFVNSMTQIAQAERLLPIEQPQDEVKGEEYDFMPSAVSVLEALLPKYLEITVYNGLLQSAASELGARMTAMTSATDNAGELIESLGLEYNKLRQSSITNEISEIVGGANALQ, from the coding sequence ATGGCTAGTGCACAAGATTTGCGAAAACGCATAAAAAGTGTTACCAATACGCAGCAAATTACAAAAGCGATGAAGATGGTAGCTTCTGCTCGTCTTCGTAGGGCACAAACAAAAGCGGAAGCTACTCGTCCTTACGCAGAAAAGATAGGGCAAATCTTGCGTCATATGTCTAATAGTGATTTAGAAGGCTTTGAAAGTCCTCTCTTAGATGTGCGACCTGTAGAACGCACTTGCTACATTGTAGTAGGTGCAGATAAAGGTCTTGCAGGGGCATTTTCGTCTAATGTGTTGAAATTTGCCATGGAACAATTACATGGTAAGTCTTCTGACACGTACCGTGTTATCACGGCAGGCAGAAAGCCTAGAGATAGCATGAAATCTAGAGGTATTCATATCGATAAGTCCTATGCGGGCTTTTCTGATAAACCATCCTATGAACATGCGCGTACCATCATGCATGAAGCACTTTCACTATACGAACGTCATGAAGTTGACGAAGTCATCATGATCTATACACATTTTGTAAATTCTATGACGCAAATTGCACAGGCTGAGCGCTTGTTGCCAATAGAGCAACCACAAGATGAGGTAAAAGGAGAAGAGTATGATTTCATGCCATCTGCTGTATCCGTCTTGGAGGCGTTGTTGCCAAAATACTTAGAAATTACAGTTTATAATGGATTGTTGCAATCTGCAGCTAGTGAATTGGGTGCTCGTATGACGGCTATGACATCTGCTACAGATAATGCAGGGGAACTCATTGAGTCCTTAGGCCTTGAATATAACAAGTTGCGTCAATCTAGCATTACAAACGAAATTTCTGAAATCGTTGGTGGCGCTAATGCCTTGCAATAG
- a CDS encoding glycosyltransferase family 4 protein, which produces MSEYVLDYVWAFALALIITFALTPLVKRFAVAVGAIDKPDARKVHHGAIPRLGGLAIFLGYVGSVLFNNSIPHDHKLFGFVLGTVILVLVGIWDDIKQIEPKTKLMGQIIAAAILVAYDIRVDFINLPWGGVVYLKYWAIPLTIFWIVGFTNIVNLIDGLDGLAAGISFIACIAVCAMTLQLGQTDLACLSLALAGATVGFLRYNFNPAKIFMGDTGSMLLGYTLAAISVMGAVKTAAMIALVVPAIVLGLPILDTLFAIVRRKISGRPIFKPDKGHVHHRLLAQGLTQKQAVLLMYAVTALFGGVSVIVAEVNAWVGATLVLVIFLCSIYIARRLGVIMHSDAAGHPLPRPTIERSDSDDTISFDRDELAKALENTDDSHKE; this is translated from the coding sequence ATGAGTGAATATGTGCTCGATTATGTGTGGGCCTTTGCACTAGCGCTCATCATAACCTTTGCACTTACCCCATTGGTAAAACGCTTTGCCGTTGCTGTTGGGGCAATAGATAAGCCTGATGCTCGAAAGGTGCATCATGGTGCGATTCCACGACTTGGTGGATTAGCAATCTTTCTCGGTTATGTGGGATCGGTTCTTTTTAACAATTCCATCCCGCATGATCATAAATTGTTTGGGTTTGTCCTTGGTACGGTCATTTTGGTGCTAGTTGGTATTTGGGACGACATTAAACAAATTGAGCCAAAAACTAAGTTAATGGGACAAATTATAGCAGCTGCTATTCTGGTGGCTTATGATATTCGAGTAGACTTCATTAACCTTCCTTGGGGTGGTGTAGTATATCTCAAGTATTGGGCTATTCCATTGACTATTTTCTGGATAGTTGGTTTTACAAATATTGTAAACCTAATTGATGGACTTGATGGCTTGGCTGCAGGTATTTCCTTTATCGCATGTATCGCTGTTTGTGCAATGACATTGCAACTTGGTCAAACTGATCTTGCTTGCCTTTCTCTTGCCTTAGCAGGTGCGACTGTAGGTTTCCTGCGGTATAATTTTAATCCTGCAAAAATATTCATGGGTGATACGGGATCGATGTTGTTAGGGTATACATTAGCGGCTATTTCCGTTATGGGGGCTGTAAAGACAGCTGCTATGATTGCTCTAGTGGTACCTGCCATTGTGTTAGGCTTGCCTATTTTGGACACCTTATTTGCTATTGTGCGCCGTAAAATCAGTGGACGTCCCATCTTTAAACCCGATAAAGGTCATGTTCACCATCGTTTATTGGCACAAGGATTAACACAAAAGCAAGCTGTATTGTTGATGTATGCAGTAACAGCTCTTTTCGGCGGTGTATCTGTTATCGTGGCAGAGGTTAATGCTTGGGTCGGCGCGACCTTGGTATTAGTAATTTTCTTGTGTAGTATTTATATTGCACGACGTCTTGGCGTTATCATGCATAGTGATGCGGCAGGGCATCCGTTACCACGTCCTACAATTGAACGCAGCGACTCGGATGATACCATATCCTTTGATCGCGATGAATTGGCTAAAGCTTTGGAGAATACTGATGATTCTCATAAGGAATAA
- a CDS encoding fumarate hydratase, with amino-acid sequence MREIQVSEITKTVRQMCMDAAYHLPKDIYEGLKKGRETEESSVGRIVLDQIIKNAEIADAEDRPYCQDTGMTMVFLKVGQDVHFVGGDLTEAINAGVAAGYVEGYLRKSVVAEPLFNRKNTQNNTPAIIYTEIVPGDKVDIQVELKGFGSENKSDVAMLVPADGVEGVKNAVLEIVKHAGPNPCPPIVLGIGIGGTMDQAAVMSKKALLRDISVPHKDADYAKLEEEIMEMVNKTGIGPQLGGTTTCIGVNIEWGATHIAGLPVAVTIMCHAARHAHVVL; translated from the coding sequence TTGCGCGAGATTCAAGTATCTGAAATCACAAAAACAGTCCGTCAAATGTGTATGGACGCAGCTTACCACTTGCCAAAAGACATCTATGAAGGTTTGAAAAAAGGCCGTGAAACAGAAGAGTCTTCAGTAGGTCGTATCGTTCTTGATCAAATTATTAAAAATGCAGAAATTGCCGATGCTGAAGATCGTCCATACTGCCAAGATACTGGTATGACTATGGTATTCTTAAAAGTTGGTCAAGATGTTCATTTCGTTGGTGGTGATCTTACAGAAGCTATCAATGCTGGTGTTGCAGCTGGTTATGTTGAAGGTTATCTTCGTAAATCCGTTGTAGCTGAACCATTGTTCAATCGTAAAAATACACAAAATAACACACCTGCAATCATCTATACTGAAATCGTTCCTGGCGATAAAGTAGATATTCAAGTAGAATTAAAAGGTTTCGGTTCTGAAAATAAATCCGATGTAGCTATGCTCGTACCTGCTGATGGTGTGGAAGGCGTTAAAAATGCAGTCCTTGAAATCGTAAAACATGCAGGTCCTAACCCATGCCCTCCAATTGTACTCGGCATTGGTATTGGCGGTACTATGGACCAAGCAGCAGTTATGTCCAAAAAAGCGTTGCTTCGTGACATTAGCGTACCTCATAAAGATGCAGACTATGCAAAATTAGAAGAAGAAATCATGGAAATGGTTAACAAAACTGGTATTGGACCTCAATTGGGTGGCACTACAACTTGTATCGGTGTAAACATCGAATGGGGTGCAACTCACATCGCAGGTCTTCCTGTTGCAGTTACTATCATGTGCCATGCTGCTCGTCATGCTCACGTAGTACTTTAA
- the atpC gene encoding ATP synthase F1 subunit epsilon, whose product MAEPMTLQIITPDAIVFEGQSTFFVGKAIDGAFGILPNHAPMIIALDLAPLRIDQPDGTSREYAVFGGFCEIEHNKVSIVTPDCQDPTSIDVERARQAKERAEGRLSNPTPDIDVERAEAALQRALLRLHVTKML is encoded by the coding sequence ATGGCGGAACCTATGACCCTACAGATAATTACACCTGATGCAATCGTATTCGAAGGTCAATCTACATTCTTTGTAGGTAAAGCTATCGATGGTGCTTTTGGTATTTTGCCAAATCATGCGCCTATGATTATTGCATTAGACTTAGCACCTTTACGCATTGATCAACCAGATGGAACATCTCGTGAATATGCTGTATTTGGTGGCTTCTGTGAAATTGAACATAATAAGGTGAGTATTGTAACCCCTGACTGTCAAGATCCAACATCCATTGATGTGGAACGTGCTCGTCAAGCTAAAGAGCGTGCAGAAGGTCGGTTATCAAATCCTACACCTGATATTGATGTAGAAAGAGCGGAAGCAGCATTGCAACGTGCTTTACTGCGCTTGCATGTTACAAAAATGTTATAA
- the atpH gene encoding ATP synthase F1 subunit delta produces the protein MSIEIVADKYGSAMFELAQEQNILELMEEQLGYVASVMAEQPELRLFLENPIVTEDAKIKLVGSIFESSIDKVALHFIYVMIKRGRHRYIAQAIAAFIQKSREARGILEATVTVAEPITADVEASVQAKLREVTGKDVILSVRQNPSIMGGIVIQVGDKRIDGSVSRRLEELEKSLLRTNSIR, from the coding sequence ATGAGCATAGAAATTGTAGCAGATAAATATGGTTCGGCTATGTTTGAATTAGCTCAAGAACAAAATATTTTGGAACTCATGGAGGAGCAATTAGGTTATGTAGCGTCCGTTATGGCGGAACAGCCTGAACTTCGTTTATTCCTTGAAAATCCAATCGTTACAGAAGATGCAAAGATTAAGTTAGTTGGTTCCATCTTTGAATCTAGTATCGACAAAGTTGCTTTACACTTTATCTATGTGATGATTAAACGCGGTCGCCATCGTTATATTGCGCAGGCCATTGCAGCGTTTATTCAAAAATCACGAGAGGCTCGTGGTATTTTGGAAGCTACTGTAACTGTAGCAGAACCAATCACAGCTGATGTAGAAGCATCTGTACAAGCTAAATTACGAGAAGTAACAGGGAAAGATGTTATTTTATCTGTGCGTCAAAATCCATCTATTATGGGTGGTATCGTTATCCAAGTAGGGGATAAACGCATTGATGGCTCTGTATCTCGTCGTTTAGAGGAATTAGAAAAATCTTTATTAAGAACGAACTCTATTAGATAG
- the atpB gene encoding F0F1 ATP synthase subunit A, whose product MSMEGVENVELHAGHHEVVQWLGLTFNLDTLIATWVTMAIVILITVLATRGRKLVPVGLQNIVESILEGLEGQLAPNLGRHWPMVSSLLFTFFLFIFVGNELGLMPTLKALTSPTSDINTTVALALCSTLVVWVMGIKVKGLSYFKHFVRPYKALLVLNIFEEIARPVTLAFRLFGNIVAGEILLEVLYKLPWFVPVPWVWIAFSLFIGIIQAFIFTVLTASYLGMALSEEH is encoded by the coding sequence ATGTCTATGGAAGGGGTTGAGAACGTGGAATTACATGCGGGACACCATGAAGTCGTGCAGTGGTTAGGGTTGACATTTAATTTGGATACTCTAATTGCTACATGGGTTACTATGGCTATTGTAATACTGATAACAGTACTAGCCACCCGGGGACGAAAATTGGTGCCTGTAGGCTTGCAAAATATAGTTGAATCTATATTGGAAGGCTTAGAGGGGCAATTAGCTCCGAACTTAGGTCGTCATTGGCCGATGGTGAGTTCCTTGTTATTTACGTTTTTCTTATTTATTTTTGTAGGAAATGAATTAGGCTTAATGCCTACACTTAAGGCGTTAACATCACCAACATCTGATATCAATACTACAGTTGCATTGGCTTTATGTAGTACATTAGTAGTATGGGTTATGGGTATTAAAGTTAAAGGCTTATCTTACTTTAAGCATTTTGTACGACCTTATAAGGCTTTGCTAGTACTTAATATCTTTGAAGAGATCGCTAGACCTGTTACGCTTGCTTTCCGTCTATTCGGCAATATCGTAGCTGGTGAAATTTTGTTAGAAGTATTATACAAGTTGCCTTGGTTTGTACCTGTACCATGGGTGTGGATTGCTTTTAGTTTGTTTATCGGCATTATTCAAGCCTTTATTTTTACCGTTCTTACAGCATCCTATTTAGGGATGGCTCTTAGTGAGGAACATTAA
- the atpF gene encoding F0F1 ATP synthase subunit B, whose amino-acid sequence MVDLSLGTILAQMLNFFILVWLLARFAYKPLLAMMTERKERIAKDLEAAEQARAETEKFKADYAAQISNARVEAQQIVEKAIQEAENTTREQLATAREQIEQEKNRARQDIAIERDRAMNSLRNEVVSLSVAMAGKVVAKDMNSETNTKLIEDAIRQLDSKTIGL is encoded by the coding sequence TTGGTTGACTTAAGCCTTGGAACGATTCTTGCTCAAATGTTGAACTTTTTTATATTAGTTTGGCTATTGGCGCGTTTTGCATATAAACCATTATTGGCTATGATGACAGAACGTAAAGAACGAATTGCTAAAGATTTAGAAGCTGCTGAACAAGCCCGTGCAGAGACAGAAAAGTTTAAAGCTGATTATGCAGCTCAAATTTCTAATGCTCGTGTAGAAGCACAACAAATTGTTGAAAAAGCAATTCAAGAAGCAGAAAATACTACACGAGAACAATTGGCAACAGCTCGCGAGCAAATTGAACAAGAAAAAAATCGTGCTCGTCAAGATATTGCCATCGAACGCGATCGTGCTATGAACAGCTTGCGTAACGAAGTGGTATCTTTATCTGTAGCTATGGCTGGTAAAGTTGTTGCTAAAGATATGAACAGCGAAACTAATACAAAATTGATCGAAGACGCTATTCGTCAACTTGATAGTAAAACGATAGGGTTGTGA
- the wecB gene encoding non-hydrolyzing UDP-N-acetylglucosamine 2-epimerase, which produces MLKVMTIFGTRPEAIKMAPLVKALQAAPDMEPIVTVTAQHRDMLDQVLNLFNITPDYDLNIMSQGQTLYDVTNRALMGLKDVLEEAKPDVVLVHGDTTTTFAGALASFYQEIPVGHVEAGLRTGDIYSPFPEEMNRKLTGSIATYHFAPTSSSESNLKKENINTEHLYVTGNTVIDALDTTVQDNYVFDDAAINALDSEKRTVLVTTHRRENLGEPMRHVYQAIRDLINEFEDIQVVFPVHKNPKVRQVVQEELGSVERVTLIDPLDYEPFANLMAKSYLILTDSGGIQEEAPALGKPVLVLRDTTERPEAVEAGTVRLVGTDKDAVHKAAYELLSNAEAYKLMSNSVNPYGDGKASERIIQALRHEFLGDARRPERFGK; this is translated from the coding sequence ATGTTAAAAGTTATGACAATCTTTGGTACAAGACCTGAGGCTATCAAGATGGCTCCTCTTGTAAAAGCGTTACAAGCAGCACCAGATATGGAACCTATTGTAACCGTTACGGCACAGCATCGAGATATGCTCGATCAAGTACTAAACTTGTTTAATATTACCCCAGACTATGATTTAAATATTATGAGTCAAGGTCAAACACTATATGATGTAACTAATCGTGCTTTGATGGGCCTTAAAGATGTATTAGAAGAAGCAAAACCTGATGTGGTACTCGTTCATGGTGATACTACAACTACCTTTGCTGGGGCCTTGGCTTCTTTCTATCAAGAAATTCCTGTAGGTCACGTGGAAGCAGGATTACGGACAGGTGATATTTACTCTCCGTTCCCTGAAGAGATGAATCGCAAATTGACGGGCTCTATTGCGACGTATCACTTTGCGCCTACTTCTAGTTCTGAAAGCAATTTAAAAAAAGAAAATATTAATACAGAACATCTTTATGTAACGGGCAATACTGTTATCGATGCTCTTGATACGACGGTGCAAGACAACTATGTATTCGATGATGCAGCTATTAATGCTCTTGATTCTGAAAAACGTACGGTCCTTGTTACCACACATCGTCGAGAAAACTTAGGCGAACCTATGCGTCATGTATATCAAGCCATTCGAGATTTAATTAATGAATTTGAAGATATTCAAGTTGTTTTCCCTGTACATAAGAATCCTAAAGTTCGCCAAGTTGTACAAGAGGAACTTGGTTCTGTGGAGCGTGTTACATTAATTGACCCTCTTGATTATGAACCGTTTGCAAACTTGATGGCTAAATCTTATTTGATTTTGACTGATTCAGGTGGAATTCAAGAGGAAGCCCCAGCTCTTGGTAAGCCTGTTCTCGTATTGCGTGATACGACAGAACGTCCTGAAGCGGTAGAAGCAGGTACCGTTCGCCTTGTAGGTACTGATAAAGATGCGGTACATAAAGCCGCTTATGAATTATTGAGCAATGCTGAAGCGTATAAGTTAATGTCTAACTCTGTTAACCCATATGGTGATGGTAAAGCATCTGAACGCATCATTCAAGCGTTGCGACATGAATTCTTAGGTGATGCGCGTCGTCCTGAACGTTTTGGTAAATAA
- a CDS encoding AtpZ/AtpI family protein, whose amino-acid sequence MDKDLVKALAMATSAGVTLVSCIGGFIWLGYKLDTWLQTEPLCMVIFGLIGAITGFYMLYKQVK is encoded by the coding sequence ATGGATAAGGATCTTGTGAAAGCCCTCGCCATGGCAACATCAGCGGGGGTCACACTGGTCTCCTGTATTGGAGGTTTTATTTGGCTAGGTTATAAATTGGATACTTGGCTTCAAACGGAACCACTCTGCATGGTCATATTTGGCCTAATAGGCGCTATAACAGGGTTTTATATGTTATATAAACAAGTTAAGTAG
- a CDS encoding ATP synthase subunit I — translation MQQYVWGWLWGIFIMVFYLLSLALHGQSIVSGDPYKAVRKARRQMIWRLMLVGSLVVLGLKIPGIEAISVFVGVALIQPALYVVYWWLSRHF, via the coding sequence TTGCAACAATATGTATGGGGCTGGTTGTGGGGCATTTTTATAATGGTGTTCTACTTGTTAAGTTTAGCTTTGCATGGTCAATCCATTGTATCAGGGGATCCTTACAAAGCCGTTCGTAAAGCTCGTAGACAGATGATATGGCGTCTTATGTTAGTAGGTTCATTAGTAGTCTTAGGATTAAAGATTCCCGGCATAGAGGCTATTAGCGTGTTTGTTGGTGTGGCACTTATTCAGCCTGCATTATATGTTGTTTACTGGTGGCTTAGTCGACATTTCTAA